ATCAACCACGGGGTACAAGAACAATGCTATCTGTTGATATAGTTGATAAAAGTGGTTACGTACATTAGATTCTAAATATATCAACATAAAATCAGGCCAGTCGGTGCTgggatataatatatatatatcaaaacataATTGGTATTTTCATCCGCAATTTTgccgaaatgaaaaaaaaaatgtacatGCTTTTTTCGGATGTTACACAAAGACTAAGAAGCGCATTCGCAAAGATATCAAATTCACCTTCACATTTATCGGGTAGTGATGAAAAAAGTCCGTTCTCTTCACATGTTGCTCTTGGTTTTCCCTTTAACGTGTAACCTTTCGGACATAAAAATAGAATTCTCTCTCCAACAAATAGAACTGGTTTTTCCGCTATAAGTTCTACGTGCTCTGGTAGCGGTGATGGAATAATACATATTACTGCAAAAACAAATATGTATATCAATATGTTAAATATGGCCTTTTCTCCTTATGTTGCGAACTAAATTAAAGCAAGGAAACGTTTTTCAAATTAACATCGCGCTACGAATCTTGTTGAATTTAAAACAAAGATACACAAAATGGTGTTTCAATGAGAGACAGAAAAATAAAGATGTATCTAAATGACATTTTTGACTAATAAGAAGTACAATGTCAATAAACATGAATGTAAATAaacatgtagtatgtgaaccaagatggcggagaccggaacgtagtatgtgtaccaggttagggttaggccgtaatttcagaaacaaataccacgggagttacttggctagtccccgaattcgcaatagaactaaaatagggaaaattggaataaaattatgtcctgcctctaacctggtacacgtactacgttccggtgtccgccatcttggttcacatactacgggagcgccgatTTATTTTATCAGGATGGCTCATCGGGTTATAGTGAACGATTTCGTATCAATCAAAATATGCCAACTTTTCAATTTCGTCAttactttatattttatatcattatatatatatcaactcCTTTATAAAATATGAACATACCGGGGATGCACAAGGGTGGACTTGGCTCATATTTTCCGTTTACGCAAGTTGATGTTTTTGGCCCGGCCAACTCGAATCCTTTATCACAAGCATACATGATCTTTCCAACATCTCCAACTGTTCTACCCCGGAACGTAGAACCGTTCTCAATTATTGGATCAGTACACACACTTTCTTCtagaaatataataaaatgatttagaggtcgaaaatatatataaaaaaaatatcaaccaCATCAATTCGTAGTCAACcaagattattttcaaaaagtcTAAGACTCAACAAACATGACATTAGTAAGGAAAGTCCGCTGGCTCATGCGCCCATGTTTAATTCCAGCGAAAGCACTATATACGTCAGTTAAAGAAAGATTTTTTGTATGAATTCTGCTAAGATTGTTTCAACAATTCTACCGGATGTAAAATTAAGTAATTTGCTGCATCTTTGCTCAAATTCCCAATAACTGTGTTCAATATTGGTTCCTTTGCAACCATTAACTTCTGCGAATTCAAGATTAgttgaaaaaattacatttattagAATGTACAAATAGCAGAGCTTACAATATATTAAATCTGTGTTTTCCTCCattttttattcctattttctaatataatgaaaataaataatataaatatcgaAACAAAATGGTCGAgtttcaaacatattttgttcTGCATCACTACATGAAGCCGCTTTGATCAgcaatattaatttcaaaatatttgttaaatgtACATGACATTTTGATTTGTTCTATCCAACCTCATATTCTAAATGAATGTTAATCAGGAATGAAACTTCATTATTCCAAATTATAATGTAATTAAATACGAATGTTTGCTAATAATCTCATTGATTGtaattacaaatttgaaaaattaatgtaACAATAAGTTTTCAGAGAAAATACAGTGCCTTTACACGGCAggaaacaatttaaaaataattttgatgtcaCATGTTGATATTAATTTCATTAAACTATCAGTCTTGCGTCAGAAATACTTCCGTTTTGCGACAAATACAATATTCCCAAATGTCAAGTGTCACttaaaactatcatttttaaGAAGGTTTCGTTTTTGAATACTTATATAACTCATAACTATTCATTATTGTATGATTGAGGCAGGTTGTTTTTCCAAGGTAACAAAGACATAGATACTCAAGTGAATCTTACATCAAAGCAAATTTGGCATGTAATAAATAACCATTTCCCTTCCTTGCAAAGGAAGCACTCCCCACATTATTGCATTACAATGTACAGTCTAATTTTGTAAGCCTCACTTACACCGCTTTGAAAGCTTGTGTATAAGGCTTGTAATGAACCGTGATTGACTCGTTATATTGCACATGACTGAAATAGACAATTTCAATTTGTATTTGAATGCTCTATCTTTAATAGGTAATTTCTGCACCCCCCTCTCCAGCCAgcgagataaaaaaaaatatataaaactgtTTCATCCACAAGTGAGGTCGGTCACAGGAATGCACTGGAATGAGGTAATTTCAAATCAGATAAGATCAACATAACCAAAGCCTATTCTCCTTCTAACACACATTTGCTTCGTTGTATAAGTATTCTATGTAATTGCCCAATTTCCTAATCAAAATATGATGAAAAGACTTTTTTCGATTACCTTCACATTTTTGTCCATCAGGATAAAATTGTCCATTCTTTAAACAAATTGCCTCCGCATCCCCAGCCAACACATAACCGGCCTCACATAGATAAATAATTTCCTTCCCGATAGGATTTTCGGACGTATCTGGAACTATCTTGCCGTTACGAGGAATTATTGGGGGATAGCATGAAGTTATTTCTGCATGGAATAAAAAATAGTGTTATATTATAACCAGAATACAGGTCTAAacttgttccaaatattcaaaatgtggtttttcagaaattattgtaaaaattgattcgtCAATGAATAATAATTATGAAGAGTACTCCTATGCGACAAAAAGTTCATATACATAACTATGAAGATAATTGTCGGTGGCGTTTTAAACTTTGTAATGAGCTCACTCTTTTCagactaaattttttaattttagaaaaagttCTAGTTTTAATTTCGTAGAATTGTGAATGATTCAAGTCAATTTCAACTAACTGATAGTGTTTATTGACAAAAAAAGACAAGCGTGAAAATTTTCCCGCTTCACTACTAAGTTAGTAGCACCACTTCAATCAGCAGAGGCTATGCATTGAATATTCTctaaacaaatgaaaaataaaacagtcaaaTCATACTTTCACAGCGAGGGGGCGATGGGGTGTATTCTCCGCTTTTTCCACATGTAAGAAACTTATTCCCGTCGACCTGATATCCGTCATTACACAAATATTCAACTTCAGATTGATATTTATGTTCAGAATCTTCCATTTTGTAATAGCCATTCATAACATCTGGAGGCGGAGAGCATTTGATACCTAAGcacaaaagaaaataattcaCCTATTTCGAAATCAATAAATATACAGGTATTTCTACGAACTTTTGTAAGCAAAAGGGTAATTAATTGAATCAGTAttgataatttcattttattacaataaattaGTCATGTAATTATTGGCTTCATAAGTGGATGATTCAACAGATATTTAAGTACGTCTGTTCTATGATTGTTTtacatgcaaaaatatatatatattttattgatttatagACATATTTTAAAGATTTGTAAGCATACGATATGTTCCAAATCCGTGACTATATCAAATGTAGAAGTCAAGTAATTGAGCAAAAATTGGATCTTGTGCAGCAACTTCATCCTAGCCAATGCCCACTAAAATGCACACTCAGCAGTACATCAGAATTACACAATTCTGACTTTCTTATTTGATATGCTTTTTTTTGCGTCACCAAACAAATCATCGTGTGTTCAATTGTTCCCGCTTCATAAGTGATATTGTGAATATTTTACCAACCTTTACATTCAGGTACTTTCGGCAAAAACGTCCCATCCGGTTGACACTTAGAGCTCTTTGCTCCTTCAATCTCAAATCCATCCTTACATTCATAATGTATAGTTTGCCCCTCGTGATATATACCGGCATTTTCTACTATTCTTCCATTTTTCGGAGCTTTCGGAAAGTCGCACGTTACTCCGCCTGGTAGTGTTCCTAGTTATATGTCGAAGCGAAAGAGTGTAACTTATATAGGAACAAAGAAAAGCATTTAGACAtgaattcatttattatttgaattattaacaatatttacCTGATCCTGAACAGGTTGGAAATGGCCCAGAAAATTTTCCCGATTCGGTGCATTTCAGTACAACGACATCATCTTTCATAAAATATCCAATCCCGCATTTGAAAGCAACAAACTCAGCAAGCTCGTATACATCAGCCACAGGATAGAACTTTAATCTTTCGCCTACTTTTGGCTTCTTACAGTATATTTCTAGAAGTATATTTTATCGGTAAGTGTTCGGCCACCTAGATATTTATATTGATATCGTTGTCGGTATTAAGGATTAGCAACTGGGAAGTGTTACAAAGTTTCGTAAATATGTTTAACTGCATTTAAGGATTTCAATATGAATCATTCTTAACATATTATTTTGTGGTATGATAAAAGGGTATTGTTAAATGAACAATTAGATGATAACAGATTCTCTACCGTGACAGAGTTCATTAAATATTCGATTCTCTTGGAAAAAACTCTTTACTCTTTAATGATATAATCATTCGTTGAagttcaaaatgaataaaagtttaaaatggTGTAATTtcacttacttatacattttggAAGTTTGGGAGAAATCCGTCCATTTTTTTCGCATCTCGATGAAGTTGACGAAGATTGGAGTTTGTATCCCCACTCGCATGAATATTTTACTACCTCTTTATACATATACTTTGGCTTGTAATTCTCAATAACCAAATGGTCTGGTGGACTTGCGAGACCACACGATAGCGCTACAAAACAAATGAAACACATGAGCAaccgaaaaaaaaacgatattttaaTAATCTACATCAAAACCAAATGATATTGATATTTCAAACTTAAATACATTCAGACAAACTAAGACCacattttctgtttttgaaGAAGGAAGTTTAGTAAATTTGCTTGAGATTAATAAGATTGAAATTGTATAAGTTGTAAAATAGTTTAATCGAATATTATAATGAAATGATTAACAATATGCACGTATGCAATGCGTTCGGTGCCATCTTACATTTTACCGGGCAACGTTATTCATTTAACATTCTTATCATATATGGGATTTATATATGTTGGAGTTATATAAAAATGCTGAAGGTTTAAATAAAGATAACTGGCATTTCGTCCAGGTGAAAAATTACGccattttgtaattttaagaAGTCTTTACATTGCCTCCCCAAGATTATAAAATTCCACAAGAATAATTAAGGAATAATTTATACTAATTGTATGATTAGCAGGTGATTATTACTGATTTAAAAGTTTACTTTAATAAAAGAAATGAAGATAAATGTTGAAATTGAGTTTTTCTACTCGTTTTAAATTACTTACGAATACATGTTGCAATATCTCCGGGAAATTGTCCATGTTTATCACACGTGTATGTGAAGTTGTTTATTGATGGTACGAATCCATCGTCACATGTCAGAGTAACAACGTCGCCGGGATTGTAATAATCCTTTTTCGGCGAAGGAGAAGCCCCATTCTTGGAGTCAAATGGATTCTGACACGTCTTTGAATTACTTCTTTCAACTATTTTAGTAGAACCCCCTAAAACAGTCAATAAATGTTAATTTGGAAATaattatattgaattttaaataaatggaaAAGAAGGAAATGGCTTTTTACAAGACAAAGGCATATTTTCAAGTCCATAACAATATACGAAATAATCATATCTTCCATTAATAAACGATTTTACTCATAGGTGAGTATCTTGTACTTTTAAGTGAGTGCTAGAAGCACCAACTCGTGTTAAGGGTGCGTCATCCACCATCTTAATTCTAGACGAATACAGTAATTTTATTGATATCACTACATTATTGCATTATCATATCACTGCATTATAAATATTGAAGATTTCTCTCTCGATATATCTCTGGAAAGTTTATAAAATTTGAGCTACAAATTCTGCTTGTTACAAAATCATTATGACTTACGTTCAACACAGGTTGGAAGTATCTTCCATGTACCATCAGCTTGGCATGTTGGAATGCTACCATGCATATCAAATCCACTGTCACATCTAATACGTATTCTTTTACCAACATTATAAACTCCGGACTCTGGTACTGCGGTCTTCACAATGCCGTTTTCGATGATTGGCGGCTCACATGGAACTATACgagtaaaaaatttttttttttttctatttcattatatttttttttccaattttctatgAGATATTTCTCAATACGATTTGGGGAGAAACATAGAAAACTACAAAAATTTTTATTGGTCAAAATCAAGCTTCAAGGATCATGTGAGCATATTAGCTCACGTTATTGAACAATATAATGCTGTTAACTTTTATACTATGACATCATCATTGTTGTTTATTTAGAATTATTTCCTTGACGACGTCGTAAATACATTGCATGGTGGAATCCTATACCTATTTGCTCAACTAATTTGTTACATTCTATGAATGCTGGGATGAATAAGAACAGAATCTGAGATCGTTTACATTTATGGAATCCACAAAGTGTAATAAAAGCTACGTAGCGTACTGTATTTCAAATGTCGCATTGGTCTTCCATTCTAAGGACCAGAACCGTTTAAAATATAGCTTaactaatttcaaattcaatttttgctTACTCGATATTGATGCTCCCGTGGTATCTTCTATGTTAAATCCAATCAACAAAACGCAAAATGCAAAAAGTTTATCCATTTTTCTTTTCGGTATAGTCAATACGTATCGTACTAAGCTATTAGTTCTTTCAACTACTGTAACTGGAAACTGACGATGCTGGTATGGCGAAATCGTCTGATTAGATCTGGTTTTATATAACCGCAGAATTAAACACTTTGCAAAAATACCACAAAAAAATCTGGTATATCTTGTCATGAACGTAATTCGTTTGCtggtttatataaaattatgtcaGTTTAGTACTTAACTTAAACACATCAAATTGTAGTTTATTATTTGTGCTATGATTCAAAATGAggacaatttgaaaatttgtacaATCAAATTGCAGTGAAATGCAAGTAAAATAGACTTTTGCGGTGATCACCCTCCTACGTCTAATCCGCATCGTAATGACATACCGGACTTAAAAGAAACAGATTAAGAATTGACTTCAACTTAATCGTTACCCGTGAAAAATCGAATCAGACAGCTTAAGTCATTGTCGACGTTGTTATTTCTTTTTTAGTGTGTTTAATAGAATTCAGTATTTAATTGAAGCAGTTTGATATCAGGTTTCTTTATTTCCTTTCCAATTATATCTTCgtatttctattttgaaatatatttaatatgaatCATATCATATGTTAACAAGAATATATCTGGGatatttcatagaattcaaTAATATAGAAGCTGTTCTACTATTAATTGACTaatcatttataatttttgttaGTCACTGGTTACTATAAATGTTCTTTGGGCTAATATTGTCTTTTCttactaaataatttttttaggaATCTAATTATATATAACCTGTTTCTAATAATAATTGACTAACTATTTATAATCTTTCTCAGTTATTGATTACCATTATTGTAGTTTGAGCTAATATTGTCCTTTTGTTACTAAACTTGGACCAATGCCAGCCACGCTTAACGACGTTAAGTTAACGTAGTTCTTCTGGGTTAGTATCCCGCTTTAAACAGGAACTTCATATTTGAAAACACAATAACAAGTAGATAGTAGAAACGGCAAGTATTTAGGATAGGACCTACAcactaaataatatatatatagatgtgcCTGAATTAAAAGTATACATAACAACTCAATCTTAATCTGCGTCCAAACATATACGCCAGACACTCCTTATCGTCTTTTTgtacatcgtttatgacattcCCCAATTTATTTCTCCGTTTTATTGCATACGCAATTAAGCATATTCTTTACAAAATTAGATACCTCGTTTCGCTACAAATCAGATTTTTCCGGAATTTGAAGTGGCAATTAGGTATTTATATCTATTATTAGATACGCAAACACGTATTTCGcattgtaaaaaattgaaaagaaatcaCGTATTCACAGTTTGAGGTAATCTGTGATTATCCGCATTAAAAATTATGTTTCGCGCAATTTACGAGTTCAAGTTATTCCTGTCGGCTAGGTATTTTAATATGATGTTATGTTATACGAACTTGAGCCTGATAAAGTGTTCAAGCTTTGAAAAAATCAAACAGTTAGGCATAGCGTTTGGTATATTGTTCCAATCGATTTTTGAATGATCTCATCAGTGCATAATATTCGCGTTGCTTCATAAAAAACAGGTTAGGTTTTCAGGACTATGCATAAAGAAATCCTTGCTCTGTCCACTCCTTTAGCAACATAAGTAAGTTTCTTGTTCtcgaatatcaataattttaatatttgctgTCGATACGTTTGATCAAGCATCCCTATTAAATATAATGGCTGATTATTAACTTAGcaatatacaattttatatattatattgtctaacacagtggttctcaaccttttactaaCCGCGTgccactttactgttttttactctGGCCGCGTACCACTGAAAAAGCCCCCCTTTTTGGCGCGgggaacaatggcacaagacacgcgctatggga
The sequence above is a segment of the Styela clava chromosome 7, kaStyClav1.hap1.2, whole genome shotgun sequence genome. Coding sequences within it:
- the LOC120328897 gene encoding complement component receptor 1-like protein — its product is MTRYTRFFCGIFAKCLILRLYKTRSNQTISPYQHRQFPVTVVERTNSLVRYVLTIPKRKMDKLFAFCVLLIGFNIEDTTGASISIPCEPPIIENGIVKTAVPESGVYNVGKRIRIRCDSGFDMHGSIPTCQADGTWKILPTCVERGSTKIVERSNSKTCQNPFDSKNGASPSPKKDYYNPGDVVTLTCDDGFVPSINNFTYTCDKHGQFPGDIATCIPLSCGLASPPDHLVIENYKPKYMYKEVVKYSCEWGYKLQSSSTSSRCEKNGRISPKLPKCIKIYCKKPKVGERLKFYPVADVYELAEFVAFKCGIGYFMKDDVVVLKCTESGKFSGPFPTCSGSGTLPGGVTCDFPKAPKNGRIVENAGIYHEGQTIHYECKDGFEIEGAKSSKCQPDGTFLPKVPECKGIKCSPPPDVMNGYYKMEDSEHKYQSEVEYLCNDGYQVDGNKFLTCGKSGEYTPSPPRCEKITSCYPPIIPRNGKIVPDTSENPIGKEIIYLCEAGYVLAGDAEAICLKNGQFYPDGQKCEEESVCTDPIIENGSTFRGRTVGDVGKIMYACDKGFELAGPKTSTCVNGKYEPSPPLCIPVICIIPSPLPEHVELIAEKPVLFVGERILFLCPKGYTLKGKPRATCEENGLFSSLPDKCEADKPSCKERCIFEKGAECQCDYYCSFYGNCCEDHKQHCESFELR